GCTTGGTACTGCCGATTGTTTTTCCATCATGAACTGATAACAAAACATCTGAATGCTTATTAAGGGCATCATAGAAATTATGTGCATTTAAAAGAACAAAACTAGCAGGTTTTCCTACAGCAATTCCATAATCTTCAATATGCATTACTTTAGCACCATTAGTGGTTACAAACTTATACGAATTCATGATTTGTTCGTGTCCCATCATTTGGGTTGCATGCAAGCCGACGTACAAAGCATCTAACATATTGCCATTCCCCATCGGATACCAAGGATCTTTCAAGTCATCTTCGCCAAAGGCAACATTGATTCCCTCGGCATTTAATTCGCTAACTCTTGTCAATCCACGGCGCTTAGGATAATTATCGAAACGACCTCCCAAATACATGTTGACTAATGGATTGGAAACAAAATTCATATTCGACATTTTTAAAAGACGCATCAATTTATACATGTAAGCATCGTTATAACTACCCATAGCGGTTGTATGGGATGCCGTAACTTTTTCTCCCAGACCACTCTCATAGGCTAACGTTGCCAGTGTCTCTAGACTTCTAGAACTAGGATCATCAATCTCGTCTGTATGAGCGTCAAAGAGCAAATTATTCTTCTTGGCCAAATCAAAAGCAACGTGAAGTGATTCGACGGCGTACTCACGATTAAATTCATAATGAGGAATCGCACCAACTACATCGACACCTAATTCAACAGCTTTCTCCATCAACTCTTTACCATTAGGGTATGAAAGGATTCCTTCTTGTGGGAAAGCAACAAGTTGTAAGTTCATCCAATCTTTAACACTTTCACGCACATCAATTAAAGCTTTTAAGGCTTTCAAACTAGGATCAGTGACGTCGACATGGGAACGGACGAATTGCACACCATGACTAGCTTGCATTTTCAAAGCTAAAATAGCTCTTTTTTTAACATCTTGATAGGTTAAAGTTTCCTTACGTTTGGACCAAATATTGATACCGTCAAATAAAATTCCCTTTTCATTCCATTCCGGTTGTCCCGCTGTCAAGGCTGAATCTAAATGAACATGGGGATCAACAAATGGTGGCAA
This sequence is a window from Companilactobacillus alimentarius DSM 20249. Protein-coding genes within it:
- the codA gene encoding cytosine deaminase, which gives rise to MLLQQVKIENQTPQDVRIEDGKFTEIADHLTPKDNEEVIVGHEKLMLPPFVDPHVHLDSALTAGQPEWNEKGILFDGINIWSKRKETLTYQDVKKRAILALKMQASHGVQFVRSHVDVTDPSLKALKALIDVRESVKDWMNLQLVAFPQEGILSYPNGKELMEKAVELGVDVVGAIPHYEFNREYAVESLHVAFDLAKKNNLLFDAHTDEIDDPSSRSLETLATLAYESGLGEKVTASHTTAMGSYNDAYMYKLMRLLKMSNMNFVSNPLVNMYLGGRFDNYPKRRGLTRVSELNAEGINVAFGEDDLKDPWYPMGNGNMLDALYVGLHATQMMGHEQIMNSYKFVTTNGAKVMHIEDYGIAVGKPASFVLLNAHNFYDALNKHSDVLLSVHDGKTIGSTKPSETELYI